A genomic segment from Nocardiopsis sp. Huas11 encodes:
- the murJ gene encoding murein biosynthesis integral membrane protein MurJ, translating to MPEDVLDDYERLDPEIPPETGLTTVRDPSEIGDVGTADRAGLEDGDEIGGSTHTAPGNIAKSSAIMAVGTIASRVTGFVRTIILAAAIGTQLLGDAYQTAGMVPYMIYDLLIGGLLASVFVPFIVKRRKLDADGGDKTEQRLVTLMLLALFVITLVAVGLAEWFIRIYAGGFSGSQFDVSVILARFLVLQIFFIGASGLASAMLNARNKFGAPMWAPVLNNVVIIGICFWFLALAGPGRTPDTITSGELMLLGLGTALGQVVQAAVLVWALAAAGFRWRPRMDLRGSGLGEAAGAASWMMLYIVVAQVGALVSTNVATRAGSMAAELGYETGSGIAAYKFASMLFQLPYAIIAVSVITALLPRMSEHVAAGRKDQVRRDFSHGFRLSSVLIIPIAVAMIVFAVPFCVMIYAQGSTSAEDAAAIGRILMVFCVMLIPFTLFQLQMRVFYALGDTRSPALVSIPSEIAHAVTAVSLLFWMEPQYIVVWLPVPYGLYYIVGSIIMWRMLAKRLNGLEGRQTLVTLTKIHVATIPAAVCGVAMIYVFQGLPGDVWPALASMTAGGVVGGVLFVVTAKFLNVTEVTSFLDLLTSRLRRR from the coding sequence ATGCCCGAGGACGTGCTCGACGACTACGAGCGCCTTGATCCCGAGATCCCTCCGGAGACCGGCCTGACCACGGTCCGGGATCCGAGCGAGATCGGTGACGTGGGAACCGCCGACCGTGCCGGTCTGGAGGACGGCGACGAGATCGGCGGCAGCACCCACACCGCCCCCGGCAACATCGCCAAGTCGAGCGCGATCATGGCGGTCGGCACGATCGCCTCGCGCGTGACGGGCTTCGTCCGGACGATCATCCTGGCGGCGGCGATCGGCACCCAGCTGCTCGGCGACGCCTACCAGACCGCGGGCATGGTCCCGTACATGATCTACGACCTGCTCATCGGCGGGTTGTTGGCCAGCGTGTTCGTGCCCTTCATCGTCAAGCGGCGCAAGCTGGACGCCGACGGCGGCGACAAGACCGAGCAGCGGCTGGTCACGCTGATGCTGCTGGCGCTGTTCGTCATCACCCTCGTGGCGGTCGGCCTCGCGGAGTGGTTCATCCGCATCTACGCGGGCGGTTTCTCGGGCAGCCAGTTCGACGTCTCGGTCATCCTCGCCCGGTTCCTGGTCCTGCAGATCTTCTTCATCGGCGCCAGCGGCCTGGCCAGCGCGATGCTCAACGCGCGCAACAAGTTCGGCGCGCCGATGTGGGCGCCGGTGCTGAACAACGTCGTCATCATCGGCATCTGCTTCTGGTTCCTGGCCCTGGCCGGACCGGGCCGCACGCCGGACACCATCACCAGCGGCGAGCTGATGCTCCTGGGCCTGGGCACCGCCCTGGGCCAGGTCGTGCAGGCGGCCGTGCTGGTGTGGGCGCTGGCGGCGGCGGGCTTCCGCTGGCGCCCGCGCATGGACCTGCGCGGTTCCGGTCTGGGCGAGGCGGCCGGCGCCGCCTCGTGGATGATGCTCTACATCGTCGTCGCGCAGGTGGGCGCGCTCGTCTCGACCAACGTGGCGACCCGCGCCGGGTCGATGGCGGCCGAGCTCGGCTACGAGACCGGCTCGGGTATCGCGGCGTACAAGTTCGCGTCGATGCTCTTCCAGCTGCCGTACGCGATCATCGCGGTGTCGGTGATCACGGCCCTGCTGCCGCGGATGAGCGAGCACGTGGCCGCGGGCCGCAAGGACCAGGTCCGCCGTGACTTCTCGCACGGCTTCCGGCTGTCGTCGGTGCTGATCATCCCCATCGCGGTGGCGATGATCGTCTTCGCGGTCCCGTTCTGCGTGATGATCTACGCGCAGGGCAGTACGAGCGCGGAGGACGCCGCCGCCATCGGCCGCATCCTCATGGTCTTCTGCGTGATGCTCATCCCGTTCACGCTCTTCCAGCTCCAGATGCGCGTGTTCTACGCCCTGGGCGACACCCGCTCGCCCGCGCTGGTGTCGATCCCCTCGGAGATCGCCCACGCCGTCACCGCGGTCAGCCTGCTGTTCTGGATGGAGCCGCAGTACATCGTGGTGTGGCTGCCGGTGCCCTACGGCCTGTACTACATCGTGGGCTCGATCATCATGTGGCGGATGCTGGCCAAGCGCCTCAACGGCCTGGAGGGCCGCCAGACCCTCGTCACGCTCACCAAGATCCACGTCGCGACCATCCCCGCCGCCGTATGCGGCGTGGCCATGATCTACGTGTTCCAGGGCCTGCCCGGTGACGTCTGGCCGGCCCTCGCCTCGATGACCGCCGGTGGTGTCGTCGGTGGCGTACTGTTCGTGGTTACCGCAAAGTTCCTCAATGTGACTGAAGTCACATCATTCCTCGATTTGCTCACATCCCGCCTGCGACGACGCTGA
- the murJ gene encoding murein biosynthesis integral membrane protein MurJ: MVTDSPNGGGHPADRSPQYPYRDAEGPLPGENPIRPTGGPTASFEEGELPEPNRSDGRSDAGSGGGSGDGPGDGSGSGSDGGMMRSSAVMAIGTMASRITGFARTIVLGAAIGTHLLGDAYNTAHTIPFILNDLLIGGLMASVIVPFLVKRRKRDADNGKATEDRLFTTTLLALLLLTTVAVLAAEFLILMYGSRFTDAQFDDSVFLARYLMTQIFFVGMSGLLSAMLNTRGKFGAAVWAPVLNNLVIMGVGGMFLWAAGPGQEPPVDEAYLTLLGAGTAAGMALQAVVLFVALSRTGYRWRPRLDLRGSGLGEALRTAGWMMLYTLLTQAGLWITTNIANAANVAGIEQGRAVGAGITAYNLAYQLFQLPYAIIAVSLITVLLPRMSAHAEDKDWGSVRSDFSRTLRISAFVLVPMAFAIAMYAVPISVLAFARGSISVDDAANIGQILAVMALGLVPFTVFQLMLRVFFAMGDTRTPSLIAIANLAVHSALALVAYLLLPPDRVVVGVAAGFMISFLSGLVIAGNVLSRRLGGLDGKHVIGTLLRLHLAVVPSIAAGLGVSWLFDTYVGPGLASYIGAPAVGCTLGALLFLGFARLLRVPELTAAVELIRGRLRR; encoded by the coding sequence GTGGTCACCGACTCCCCGAACGGCGGCGGACACCCCGCCGACCGTTCCCCCCAGTACCCGTACCGCGACGCCGAGGGACCGCTGCCCGGCGAGAACCCGATCCGGCCGACCGGCGGCCCCACGGCCTCCTTCGAGGAGGGCGAGCTGCCGGAGCCGAACCGCTCCGACGGCCGCTCCGACGCCGGTTCCGGCGGCGGTTCCGGCGACGGGCCGGGTGACGGATCGGGGTCGGGTTCCGACGGCGGGATGATGCGCTCCAGCGCCGTCATGGCGATCGGCACCATGGCCTCCCGGATCACCGGCTTCGCGCGCACCATCGTGCTCGGCGCCGCCATCGGCACCCACCTGCTCGGTGACGCCTACAACACCGCGCACACGATCCCGTTCATCCTCAACGACCTGCTCATCGGCGGCCTGATGGCGAGCGTCATCGTGCCGTTCCTGGTCAAGCGCCGCAAGCGCGACGCCGACAACGGCAAGGCCACCGAGGACCGGCTGTTCACCACCACGCTGCTGGCGCTGCTGCTGCTCACCACGGTGGCGGTCCTGGCCGCCGAGTTCCTGATCCTGATGTACGGGTCCAGGTTCACCGACGCGCAGTTCGACGACTCGGTGTTCCTGGCGCGCTACCTCATGACCCAGATCTTCTTCGTGGGCATGAGCGGCCTGCTCAGCGCCATGCTCAACACCCGTGGCAAGTTCGGCGCGGCGGTCTGGGCCCCCGTGCTCAACAACCTGGTCATCATGGGCGTCGGCGGGATGTTCCTGTGGGCGGCCGGCCCCGGCCAGGAGCCGCCGGTGGACGAGGCCTACCTGACCCTGCTCGGCGCGGGCACCGCCGCCGGCATGGCCCTGCAGGCCGTCGTGCTGTTCGTGGCGCTCAGCCGGACCGGCTACCGGTGGCGCCCCCGGCTGGACCTGCGCGGCAGCGGGCTGGGCGAGGCCCTGCGCACCGCCGGCTGGATGATGCTCTACACCCTGCTGACGCAGGCGGGTCTGTGGATCACGACCAACATCGCCAACGCCGCCAACGTGGCCGGGATCGAGCAGGGACGCGCGGTCGGCGCGGGCATCACGGCCTACAACCTCGCCTACCAGCTCTTCCAGCTGCCGTACGCGATCATCGCCGTCTCGCTCATCACCGTGCTCCTGCCCCGGATGAGCGCCCACGCCGAGGACAAGGACTGGGGCTCGGTCCGCTCGGACTTCTCCCGCACCCTGCGGATCTCGGCGTTCGTCCTGGTGCCGATGGCCTTCGCGATCGCGATGTACGCGGTCCCGATCTCCGTGCTGGCCTTCGCCCGCGGCTCGATCTCGGTGGACGACGCGGCCAACATCGGTCAGATCCTCGCGGTCATGGCCCTGGGCCTGGTCCCCTTCACGGTCTTCCAGCTCATGCTGCGTGTGTTCTTCGCCATGGGCGACACCCGCACCCCGTCGCTGATCGCCATCGCCAACCTGGCCGTTCACAGCGCGCTGGCCCTGGTGGCCTACCTGCTCCTGCCCCCGGACCGGGTGGTCGTGGGCGTGGCGGCCGGCTTCATGATCTCGTTCCTGAGCGGCCTCGTCATCGCCGGGAACGTGCTGAGCCGGCGTCTCGGGGGGCTTGACGGCAAGCACGTCATTGGCACATTGTTGCGCCTGCACCTGGCCGTCGTCCCGAGCATCGCGGCCGGCCTCGGTGTGTCCTGGCTCTTCGACACCTACGTCGGGCCCGGACTGGCCAGTTACATCGGTGCCCCCGCCGTCGGCTGCACGCTCGGCGCGCTGCTCTTCCTCGGGTTCGCGCGTCTGCTGCGCGTACCCGAACTCACCGCCGCGGTGGAACTGATCCGCGGCCGGCTGCGTCGTTGA
- a CDS encoding DUF6049 family protein — MTAALFPIPAALSSVGAAPQAEDTAEPLVVERITPDAVDDDSTLRVVGRVTNTTGTELDDVTVRLRYSRHPFTERDELDEFASGSGWQPNAEGPEEADVGALEPEQDGDYTLSTPIEELGLSGYGVYPMVIEAVDGDGEVVGAQYTFLPYTGDDDVPSVDIAWVWPLVADPQRADDDTFLSTRIPEEVAADGRLSRLLAAGAQTTLSFDAGEDDLAELLELEEDPEETPIPDEPTAEETAEGAPSDGADEEGGQDGTEEPADGEETAAGDQPAAEDEEPGDDAEEEPTRTEGVPVTWAVDPGTMDDILRLASDEYSVVQDLEEVPAGSEPALEEFEADTAAQVWLREARRVLPLDTVVATPYASADLAALLHNDMGSDAEAAVRVAREAVQRALAMEADGTYAAPPGGVMDESVYELLAESGAERFVLREPTLPVADWLSTTPTAQTPLPAVEGDEEDVERVGLVSDDGLTEVLSAPTGGPGQTALALQRFAAETAMIAGENAGGDRVVVASPESRWDPDPAFASGVLDASEELPWLSPERLDDVELADESEREDTRRGLTYPDAEDELSSTYLGRVEDVNQDVRLFNSVLVGGEDPFRPAVLRLESTYWRDREAPASVARFLVLSTVQDHREDVRIIPGEPVTLASRTGITGILVANDLEKETVYVHLSVFSDNSERLSIGEYTQHFEIEPGAKTTVYVPLSARINGRTELYVSLQNAEGEPISSQDTVIPVNATGLGTQALLISGIGLLILVAALAPRALRKWARRQAARAAEEEAGTDEGPGDRTDTDEDGGDRDGGGAAATTDSDDATADPVDGAPPRTGDDGTERSAAADAEDASDPDPHPRGDGPARKPDGPR, encoded by the coding sequence ATGACCGCCGCGCTGTTCCCGATACCGGCCGCGCTCTCGTCCGTCGGGGCGGCGCCCCAGGCCGAGGACACCGCCGAGCCCCTCGTCGTCGAGCGCATCACCCCCGACGCGGTCGACGACGACAGCACACTGCGGGTGGTCGGCCGGGTGACCAACACCACCGGTACCGAACTGGACGACGTCACCGTCCGCCTGCGCTACTCGCGCCACCCCTTCACCGAACGCGACGAACTGGACGAGTTCGCCTCGGGCTCGGGCTGGCAGCCGAACGCGGAGGGGCCGGAGGAGGCCGATGTCGGCGCCCTGGAGCCGGAGCAGGACGGGGACTACACGCTCAGCACCCCGATCGAGGAGCTCGGACTGTCGGGCTACGGCGTGTACCCGATGGTCATCGAGGCCGTCGACGGCGACGGCGAGGTCGTGGGCGCGCAGTACACCTTCCTCCCCTACACCGGCGACGACGACGTCCCCTCCGTCGACATCGCCTGGGTGTGGCCGCTCGTCGCCGACCCGCAGCGCGCGGACGACGACACCTTCCTGAGTACCCGCATCCCCGAGGAGGTCGCCGCCGACGGCCGCCTGAGCCGGCTGCTCGCCGCCGGTGCACAGACCACCCTGTCCTTCGACGCCGGGGAGGACGACCTGGCCGAGCTCCTCGAACTGGAGGAGGACCCGGAGGAGACGCCGATCCCCGACGAGCCCACGGCCGAGGAGACCGCGGAGGGGGCGCCCTCCGACGGGGCCGACGAGGAGGGCGGCCAGGACGGCACCGAGGAGCCCGCGGACGGCGAGGAGACCGCGGCGGGCGACCAGCCGGCGGCCGAGGACGAGGAGCCCGGGGACGACGCCGAGGAGGAACCGACCCGCACCGAGGGCGTCCCCGTGACCTGGGCCGTCGACCCCGGCACGATGGACGACATCCTGCGCCTGGCCTCCGATGAGTACTCGGTCGTCCAGGACCTGGAGGAGGTCCCCGCCGGCTCCGAACCGGCCCTTGAGGAGTTCGAGGCCGACACGGCCGCCCAGGTGTGGCTGCGCGAGGCCCGCCGGGTGCTGCCCCTGGACACCGTCGTGGCCACGCCCTACGCCTCCGCCGACCTGGCCGCGCTGCTCCACAACGACATGGGCTCCGACGCCGAGGCCGCCGTCCGCGTCGCACGGGAGGCCGTCCAGCGGGCGCTGGCGATGGAGGCCGACGGCACCTACGCCGCCCCGCCCGGCGGGGTCATGGACGAGTCCGTCTACGAGCTGCTCGCCGAGAGCGGCGCCGAGCGCTTCGTGCTCCGTGAGCCGACCCTGCCCGTGGCCGACTGGCTGTCCACCACCCCGACCGCGCAGACACCCCTGCCCGCGGTGGAGGGCGACGAGGAGGACGTGGAGCGCGTCGGCCTGGTCTCCGACGACGGCCTCACCGAGGTGCTGTCGGCGCCGACCGGCGGGCCCGGCCAGACCGCGCTCGCGCTCCAGCGCTTCGCCGCCGAGACCGCGATGATCGCGGGCGAGAACGCGGGCGGCGACCGGGTGGTCGTCGCCTCCCCCGAGTCGCGGTGGGACCCCGATCCCGCGTTCGCGTCGGGTGTGCTGGACGCCTCCGAGGAGCTTCCGTGGCTGTCCCCGGAGCGGCTGGACGACGTCGAGTTGGCCGACGAGTCCGAGCGCGAGGACACCCGCCGGGGTCTGACCTACCCCGACGCCGAGGACGAGCTGAGCTCCACCTACCTGGGCCGGGTCGAGGACGTCAACCAGGACGTACGGCTGTTCAACAGCGTCCTGGTCGGGGGCGAGGACCCCTTCCGTCCGGCGGTCCTGCGCCTGGAGTCGACGTACTGGCGGGACCGGGAGGCCCCGGCCAGTGTGGCCCGCTTCCTCGTCCTGAGCACGGTGCAGGACCACCGCGAGGACGTGCGCATCATCCCCGGCGAGCCGGTCACCCTGGCCTCCCGGACCGGCATCACCGGGATCCTGGTCGCCAACGACCTGGAGAAGGAGACGGTCTACGTCCACCTCTCGGTGTTCTCGGACAACTCCGAGCGCCTGTCCATCGGCGAGTACACCCAGCACTTCGAGATCGAGCCGGGCGCCAAGACCACGGTCTACGTCCCGCTGTCGGCGCGGATCAACGGCCGCACGGAGCTGTACGTGAGCCTGCAGAACGCCGAGGGCGAGCCGATCAGCTCCCAGGACACCGTGATCCCGGTGAACGCCACCGGCCTGGGCACGCAGGCCCTGCTCATCAGCGGTATCGGCCTGCTCATCCTCGTCGCCGCCCTGGCGCCCCGGGCCCTGCGCAAGTGGGCCCGTCGCCAGGCCGCCCGGGCCGCCGAGGAGGAGGCCGGCACGGACGAGGGCCCCGGTGACCGGACCGACACCGACGAGGACGGCGGGGACCGGGACGGCGGCGGGGCCGCCGCGACCACGGACTCCGACGACGCGACCGCGGACCCGGTGGACGGGGCACCGCCGCGGACAGGGGACGATGGCACCGAGCGTTCCGCCGCGGCGGACGCCGAGGACGCGTCGGACCCGGACCCGCACCCCCGTGGGGACGGGCCCGCCCGGAAGCCGGACGGCCCCCGGTGA
- a CDS encoding CCA tRNA nucleotidyltransferase has protein sequence MPNTEFSSETDTVKQEASGTTRPAGTLTGEQRAAITALLGAVRPVSDELGERFAGHDQQLAVVGGPVRDALLGRASNDVDLTTDAVPQRILELVDGWADSVWTVGIEFGTVGLRKKGLQVEVTTYRSESYSPKSRKPDVHYGDNIHDDLLRRDFTVNAMAVRLPSQEFVDPFGGLADLAEGVLRTPGRPEDSFSDDPLRIMRAVRFAAQLGFELAPEVAEAARDMADRLSIVSAERVRDELVKLLLSPNPRRGIELMVDLGIAPHVLPEVPKLRLEIDEHHRHKDVYEHSLIVLDQAIELERARGHEPDLVLRLAALLHDVGKPKTRAFEGPGRVTFHHHEVVGASMSRKRLSALRFPKDVIADVSTLVALHLRFHGYGKGEWTDSAVRRYARDAGSQLERLHILTRADCTTRNRRKAAALARAYDDIERRIDKLAEQEELDRIRPDLDGNEIQRILGVDPGPVIGRAYRYLLELRLENGPMSKEDATAALRTWAAEQL, from the coding sequence GTGCCGAACACAGAGTTTTCGAGTGAGACCGACACCGTCAAGCAGGAGGCATCGGGGACGACCCGACCCGCGGGGACACTGACGGGCGAGCAGAGAGCGGCGATCACCGCGCTGCTCGGCGCGGTGCGCCCTGTCTCCGACGAGCTCGGCGAACGCTTCGCCGGGCACGACCAGCAGCTCGCCGTGGTCGGCGGGCCGGTTCGCGACGCGCTCCTCGGCAGGGCCTCCAACGACGTCGACCTCACGACGGACGCCGTGCCCCAGCGCATCCTGGAACTGGTCGACGGATGGGCCGACTCCGTGTGGACCGTCGGCATCGAGTTCGGCACGGTGGGCCTGCGCAAGAAGGGCCTGCAGGTGGAGGTCACCACCTACCGCAGCGAGTCCTACTCCCCGAAGTCCCGCAAGCCGGACGTCCACTACGGCGACAACATCCACGACGACCTCCTGCGCCGTGACTTCACCGTGAACGCCATGGCCGTGCGCCTGCCCAGCCAGGAGTTCGTCGACCCCTTCGGAGGGCTCGCGGACCTGGCCGAGGGCGTCCTGCGCACGCCGGGCCGGCCGGAGGACTCCTTCAGCGACGACCCGCTGCGCATCATGCGCGCGGTCCGCTTCGCCGCCCAGCTCGGCTTCGAGCTGGCCCCGGAGGTGGCCGAGGCCGCCCGTGACATGGCCGACCGGCTCTCCATCGTCTCCGCCGAGCGGGTCCGGGACGAGCTGGTCAAGCTCCTGCTCAGCCCGAACCCGCGCCGCGGCATCGAACTCATGGTGGACCTGGGGATCGCCCCCCACGTCCTGCCGGAGGTGCCCAAGCTGCGCCTGGAGATCGACGAGCACCACCGGCACAAGGACGTCTACGAGCACTCGCTCATCGTCCTGGACCAGGCGATCGAGCTGGAGCGCGCCCGCGGACACGAGCCGGACCTGGTCCTGCGCCTGGCGGCCCTGCTGCACGACGTGGGCAAGCCCAAGACCAGGGCCTTCGAGGGCCCTGGGCGGGTGACGTTCCACCACCACGAGGTGGTGGGCGCCTCCATGAGCCGCAAGCGGCTCAGCGCCCTGCGCTTCCCCAAGGACGTCATCGCCGACGTCAGCACCCTGGTCGCCCTGCACCTGCGCTTCCACGGCTACGGCAAGGGCGAGTGGACCGACTCCGCGGTGCGCCGGTACGCGCGCGACGCCGGCTCGCAGCTGGAGCGGCTGCACATCCTCACCCGCGCCGACTGCACCACCCGCAACCGGCGCAAGGCGGCCGCCCTGGCACGCGCCTACGACGACATCGAGCGGCGCATCGACAAGCTCGCCGAGCAGGAGGAGCTCGACCGGATCCGCCCGGACCTGGACGGCAACGAGATCCAGCGGATCCTCGGCGTCGATCCGGGACCGGTCATCGGCCGGGCCTACCGCTACCTCCTGGAGCTGCGCCTGGAGAACGGGCCCATGAGCAAGGAGGACGCGACCGCCGCGCTGCGCACCTGGGCCGCCGAACAGCTCTGA
- a CDS encoding bifunctional 2-polyprenyl-6-hydroxyphenol methylase/3-demethylubiquinol 3-O-methyltransferase UbiG has translation MTVDFGPGNPSSAFGPRGVSKRVRAVAQQLPPYGDRLLDVGCGEGAHTTELAPGYVRVDAIDMEPDRLSAFADRIAGTDLADRVGLHKMNADSLAFDAGTFDRVTAFEVLEHLDDLEGSLREIHRVLKPGGAFSFTTPNRWFPFETHGVLWGARRRSALTAPFLPWVRPLHERMSDARAFTTQELGRALRGTGLSVRAIDYLMPPFDRRGRALQSVSDSLEGTPLRVFGMAMAVTAVKPGR, from the coding sequence ATGACCGTGGATTTCGGACCGGGGAACCCGTCGAGCGCGTTCGGCCCGCGCGGGGTGTCCAAACGCGTCAGGGCCGTCGCCCAGCAGCTGCCGCCCTACGGTGACCGGCTCCTGGACGTCGGCTGCGGCGAGGGAGCGCACACGACCGAGCTGGCGCCGGGCTACGTGCGCGTGGACGCGATCGACATGGAGCCCGACCGCCTCTCCGCCTTCGCCGACCGCATCGCCGGCACCGACCTGGCCGACCGGGTCGGCCTGCACAAGATGAACGCGGACAGCCTGGCCTTCGACGCCGGCACCTTCGACCGGGTGACGGCCTTCGAGGTCCTGGAGCACCTGGACGACTTGGAGGGGAGCCTGCGTGAGATCCACCGCGTGCTCAAGCCCGGCGGCGCGTTCTCCTTCACCACGCCCAACCGGTGGTTCCCCTTCGAGACGCACGGCGTCCTGTGGGGAGCCCGGCGCCGCTCGGCGCTGACCGCGCCGTTCCTGCCGTGGGTGCGTCCGCTGCACGAACGGATGTCGGACGCGCGCGCCTTCACCACCCAGGAGTTGGGCCGCGCGCTGCGCGGCACCGGCCTGAGCGTGCGCGCCATCGACTACCTGATGCCGCCCTTCGACCGACGCGGGCGTGCCCTCCAGTCCGTCTCGGACTCCCTGGAGGGCACGCCCCTGCGCGTGTTCGGCATGGCCATGGCCGTCACCGCGGTCAAGCCCGGCCGTTGA
- a CDS encoding rhodanese-like domain-containing protein, whose amino-acid sequence MTTPTFGGPAVHAPAPSPAEAAAHFAARLSLYTDVADVHASMALDRPGFVLVDTRDARSWEQGRVPGAVHLPHARIAEEASALVDPALTVVTYCWGPGCDGAARGALAFARLGHPVKEMVGGMEYWVREGLPVETDTAVARGPVDPLVAPVGAPGCAC is encoded by the coding sequence ATGACGACACCGACCTTCGGCGGCCCCGCCGTCCACGCCCCCGCCCCGTCCCCCGCCGAGGCCGCCGCGCACTTCGCGGCCCGCCTGTCGCTGTACACCGACGTCGCCGACGTCCACGCGTCGATGGCGCTGGACCGGCCCGGCTTCGTCCTCGTCGACACCAGGGACGCCCGCTCGTGGGAGCAGGGCCGGGTGCCGGGGGCGGTGCACCTTCCGCACGCGAGGATCGCCGAGGAGGCGTCCGCGCTGGTCGACCCGGCCCTGACCGTGGTGACCTACTGCTGGGGCCCGGGCTGCGACGGTGCGGCGCGCGGCGCCCTGGCCTTCGCACGGCTGGGCCACCCGGTCAAGGAGATGGTGGGCGGCATGGAGTACTGGGTGCGCGAGGGGCTCCCGGTCGAGACCGACACCGCGGTGGCCCGCGGGCCCGTCGACCCGCTGGTCGCCCCGGTCGGCGCACCCGGCTGCGCCTGCTGA
- a CDS encoding Lrp/AsnC family transcriptional regulator, whose translation MTVESLDETDLRLLRALQEDGRASYAELARKVAMSPSAVTERVRRLEEAGVITGYSASVAPERLGFTVLAFVRLAYPTGHYKPFHDLLATTPEITEAHHVTGEDCFLLKVLARDMRHLESVVGRAAALGSVTTNVVYSSPLDGRSPTEAFAAGAGD comes from the coding sequence ATGACCGTGGAATCCCTGGACGAGACCGACCTGCGCCTGCTTCGCGCCCTCCAGGAGGACGGGCGCGCGAGCTACGCCGAACTCGCCCGGAAGGTCGCCATGTCGCCCAGCGCGGTGACCGAGAGGGTCCGGCGCCTGGAGGAGGCGGGGGTGATCACCGGCTACTCCGCCTCCGTGGCGCCCGAACGGCTCGGGTTCACCGTGCTCGCCTTCGTCCGCCTCGCCTACCCCACCGGCCACTACAAGCCCTTCCACGACCTCCTGGCCACCACTCCGGAGATCACCGAGGCCCACCACGTCACCGGGGAGGACTGCTTCCTGCTCAAGGTCCTCGCCCGCGACATGCGCCACCTGGAGTCGGTGGTGGGGCGGGCCGCCGCCCTGGGATCGGTCACCACCAACGTCGTCTACTCCAGTCCGCTCGACGGCCGGTCCCCGACGGAGGCGTTCGCGGCGGGTGCGGGAGACTGA
- a CDS encoding GNAT family N-acetyltransferase, giving the protein MTTTTWFLESTDPSDLAPAREPEAGRDVRFVRCAIPSPEFSRFLYERVGADWQWTDRLAWSHERWRAWVERPGSETWVLYERGAPAGFAELDAQPDGAVEIAYFGLLPGFLGRGLGGHMLALTLRRAWDLAERRPDREPTRRVWLHTCSLDGDHALANYRARGLRVYRETTDGAGRRLRPGHH; this is encoded by the coding sequence ATGACGACCACCACCTGGTTCCTGGAGTCGACCGATCCGTCGGACCTGGCCCCGGCCCGCGAGCCCGAGGCCGGACGGGACGTGCGCTTCGTCCGGTGCGCGATCCCCAGCCCCGAGTTCAGCCGCTTCCTCTACGAGCGCGTCGGCGCGGACTGGCAGTGGACCGACCGGCTCGCGTGGTCGCACGAGCGGTGGCGTGCCTGGGTGGAGCGGCCCGGGAGCGAGACCTGGGTCCTGTACGAGCGCGGCGCCCCCGCGGGCTTCGCCGAACTCGACGCCCAGCCCGACGGTGCCGTCGAGATCGCCTACTTCGGCCTGCTGCCCGGCTTCCTCGGCCGGGGACTGGGCGGCCACATGCTCGCACTGACGCTGCGCCGCGCCTGGGACCTGGCCGAACGCCGGCCCGACCGCGAGCCCACCCGCCGCGTCTGGCTGCACACCTGCTCCCTCGACGGCGACCACGCGCTCGCCAACTACCGGGCGCGCGGCCTGCGCGTGTACCGGGAGACCACCGACGGAGCCGGCCGGCGCCTCAGGCCCGGCCACCACTGA
- a CDS encoding LysE family translocator, whose amino-acid sequence MPDRLPGGDAMPAVPTLLTFAAASVVLVVIPGPSVLFVVSRAIAHGRGTAVLSVLGNATGAFVLVLAAAFGVGALVAAFAPLFTVIKLAGAAYLVHLGVRTIRHRKELAASLGAAPTGPGSRAFWDGLVVGVTNPKTLVFFVAALPQFADPALGTVPVQLVVLGLVFLVVAVVSDTAYGLLAGTVREWFLRRPRRMEVTGTVSGTLMIGLGAQFALSGGRA is encoded by the coding sequence GTGCCCGACCGCCTCCCGGGAGGGGACGCCATGCCCGCCGTGCCGACACTGCTGACCTTCGCGGCCGCCTCCGTCGTCCTGGTCGTCATACCGGGGCCGAGCGTGCTCTTCGTGGTGAGCCGGGCGATCGCCCACGGGCGCGGTACAGCGGTGCTGTCGGTCCTGGGCAACGCCACCGGCGCGTTCGTGCTGGTCCTGGCCGCGGCGTTCGGTGTGGGCGCGCTCGTGGCGGCCTTCGCCCCGCTGTTCACCGTGATCAAACTGGCGGGCGCCGCCTACCTGGTCCACCTGGGCGTGCGCACGATCCGGCACCGGAAGGAGTTGGCGGCGTCCCTGGGCGCCGCGCCGACGGGCCCGGGGTCCCGGGCGTTCTGGGACGGCCTGGTGGTCGGGGTGACCAACCCCAAGACCCTCGTCTTCTTCGTCGCCGCGCTGCCGCAGTTCGCCGACCCCGCCCTCGGCACGGTGCCCGTCCAGCTCGTGGTCCTGGGGCTCGTGTTCCTGGTGGTCGCCGTCGTCTCCGACACCGCCTACGGTCTGCTGGCGGGGACGGTGCGCGAGTGGTTCCTGCGGCGGCCACGGCGTATGGAGGTGACCGGGACGGTGTCCGGGACACTGATGATCGGGCTCGGCGCGCAGTTCGCCCTCAGTGGTGGCCGGGCCTGA